A single genomic interval of Helianthus annuus cultivar XRQ/B chromosome 6, HanXRQr2.0-SUNRISE, whole genome shotgun sequence harbors:
- the LOC110942862 gene encoding uncharacterized protein LOC110942862, which produces MRSMTLAEFAVHCGLYMQEEIETEIYTAGLVVVEKPTLVGFWQVIAGADHWEHEKSKGRVSFVRDPLYRYLHHLLATSISARGYSREWCTTTDLFFLYCLLYRRPCALAHGLAQYFASGHHRQERGFLYGGAYVTVIARSLGLVPHQDPHLRTPAIMPTRMGMQSLWGMRVIKRFPVGPRFKNRDGGVWREEALP; this is translated from the exons ATGCGTTCGATGACGCTAGCAGAGTTTGCGGTGCATTGTGGTTTATACATGCAGGAGGAGATCGAGACTGAGATTTACACAGCGGGGCTAGTGGTGGTTGAAAAACCCACTCTTGTAGGGTTTTGGCAGGTGATTGCGGGGGCGGATCATTGGGAGCACGAAAAGTCGAAGGGGAGGGTGTCGTTTGTTAGGGACCCACTATACAG GTATCTGCACCATTTGCTCGCCACTTCTATTTCAGCGCGCGGCTACAGCCGTGAGTGGTGTACGACCACAGATCTTTTtttcctttattgtttgttgtataGGAGGCCGTGCGCGCTAGCACACGGTCTAGCCCAGTACTTCGCCTCCGGCCATCACCGGCAGGAGCGCGGATTTTTGTATGGCGGGGCGTACGTGACCGTCATTGCCCGTTCATTGGGCCTCGTACCACACCAGGACCCACATCTACGGACGCCGGCGATCATGCCGACGCGGATGGGTATGCAGTCGCTATGGGGGATGAGGGTTATCAAGAGGTTCCCCGTTGGCCCACGGTTTAAAAACCGCGACGGGGGCGTATGGAGAGAGGAGGCCCTACCATAG